A genomic window from Salvelinus namaycush isolate Seneca chromosome 21, SaNama_1.0, whole genome shotgun sequence includes:
- the nts gene encoding neurotensin/neuromedin N, whose protein sequence is MEEQLDSECGIFSKMQAQLAFVLLLCLTCGILCSDVDQEQRAIEEELLSSLFTTKVKQSKQNAPYWRVSLVNVCRMVNSLINSRLWREQEEYNTGEELGERLASLPEPLDELLDLQHICRVLQPRELLDNSQEYLDADQNSDNPLKRKSPYIFRRQVKNTKARRPYILKRGTFY, encoded by the exons ATGGAAGAGCAA CTGGATTCAGAGTGTGGGATTTTCTCCAAGATGCAGGCACAGTTGGCGTTTGTGCTTCTCCTCTGTTTGACGTGTGGCATATTATGTTCAG ATGTTGACCAAGAACAGCGGGCGATAGAAGAGGAGCTATTGAGCAGTCTCTTTACTACAAAGG TGAAACAGAGCAAGCAGAACGCCCCCTACTGGCGTGTGTCCCTGGTGAACGTGTGCAGGATGGTGAACAGCCTGATAAACAGCCGGTTGTGGAGAGAACAGGAGGAGTATAACACTGGGGAGGAGCTGGGGGAGAGGCTGGCCTCCCTGCCGGAGCCCTTGGATGAGCTTCTCGATCTACAGCACATCTGCAGAGTACTGCAGCCCCGAGAG CTGCTTGACAACTCTCAAGAGTACCTAGACGCCGATCAAAACAGTGACAACCCGCTCAAAAGGAAATCACCGTATATTTTTAGGAGGCAAGTGAAAAACACCAAAGCTCGGAGGCCGTACATCTTGAAGCGGGGTACATTCTACTGA